From the genome of Vicia villosa cultivar HV-30 ecotype Madison, WI linkage group LG2, Vvil1.0, whole genome shotgun sequence, one region includes:
- the LOC131647353 gene encoding protein CHLORORESPIRATORY REDUCTION 7, chloroplastic, with product MEAILQTQAFNVRIQFLHSTKSYHIQNPVIHITSFPCQIQCFSSSIHQRRGRVASDCRSKTKVFATRRRRSNERTETYVLLEPGKDERFVSEEELKESLKEWLTNWPGNTLPPDLARYETIDDAVSFLAKSFCELEIDGEVGSVQWFEVRME from the exons aTGGAAGCTATTTTGCAGACTCAAGCCTTCAATGTTAGAATTCAGTTTCTCCACT CTACAAAAAGTTATCATATACAGAATCCAGTGATACATATAACATCATTTCCATGCCAAATTCAATGTTTTAGTTCTTCTATCCATCAGAGACGGGGTCGAGTTGCAAGTGATTGCAGAAGTAAAACAAAG GTTTTTGCGACGAGAAGGAGAAGGTCTAATGAGAGAACGGAAACTTATGTGCTATTAGAACCGGGGAAGGATGAGAGGTTTGTGTCGGAGGAAGAGCTGAAAGAGAGTTTGAAAGAGTGGCTTACGAATTGGCCTGGCAATACTCTTCCTCCTGATCTTGCAAGATATGAAACCATCGATGATGCTGTTTCTTTCTTAGCGAAGTCGTTTTGTGAACTTGAAATCGATGGAGAAGTTGGATCGGTTCAATGGTTCGAGGTTCGTATGGAGTGA
- the LOC131647354 gene encoding uncharacterized protein LOC131647354: MENIVPIQTPTIEPQCIQTPTPLPPSPPVHHHHHKPCNELRKPVTPDHLKLPKAFKYPERYTSPTDKMMSPVTKGLLARNKKGGAKLPPGTGAAKYQPKVPDMCLPDANTFQNK; encoded by the exons ATGGAAAATATCGTTCCAATTCAAACTCCAACAATCGAGCCTCAATGCATCCAAACACCAACTCCTCTTCCACCATCACCTCcagttcatcatcatcatcataaaccCTGTAATGAATTGCGTAAACCTGTCACTCCAGATCACCTTAAACTCCCCAAAGCATTCAAATACCCCGAAAG GTATACAAGTCCAACTGATAAGATGATGTCCCCGGTTACCAAAGGCCTTCTTGCAAGAAATAAAAAGGGTGGCGCAAAGTTACCTCCTGGAACTGGAGCTGCTAAATATCAACCCAAG GTTCCAGACATGTGTTTGCCGGATGCGAATACCTTTCAAAACAAATGA
- the LOC131652871 gene encoding LRR receptor-like serine/threonine-protein kinase RPK2, translating into MFSSYFTSIVIKWSSFTQFFFFFLLFLTSPYDAVSPFSDKSTLLRLKNSLSDPAGVLSAWNPSSGHCSWYGVRCDSNFRVVSLNITGNGGGGDGNRSSHPCSDFGMFPLYGFGIRRSCVGVKGSLLGKFPSLISDLTELRVLSLPFNGLEGSVPHEIWSMEKLEVLDLEGNLISGYLPFHIQGLKKLRVLNLGFNRIVGVVPSVLSSLDSLEVLNLAANGFNGSVPGFVGKLRGVYLSFNQFSGVIPDEIGENCGKLEHLDLSGNSLVQEIPKSLGNCVGLRTLLLYSNLLEEGIPAEFGNLKSLEVLDVSRNTLSGSIPRELGNCKELSVVVLSNLFDPIGDAEFVTLNDELNFFEGSMPEEVVSLPKIAILWAPMVNSEGSFPRNWGACGNLEMVSLAQNFFTGEFPNWLGLCKKLHFLDLSLNSLTGELSEELHVPCMTVFDVSGNMLSGSVPDFSNNVCSPFPSWNGNLFQTDDVSSPYSSYFSSKVSERTLFASLGGVGLSVFHNFEQNNFTGIQSLPIARDRMEKSGYTLLLGENRLTGPFSMYLFEKCDGLDALLLNVSYNMLSGEIPSNISRMCKSLKFLDASGNQISGVIPFTLGDSVSLVSLNLSKNQLQGPIPDSLGQMKDLKFLSLAGNNLSGSIPSNLGQLYSLQVLDLSTNSLTGEIPKFIGKMRNLTHVLLNNNNLSGHIPAGLANVSTLAAFNVSFNNLSGYLPSNSTLIKCNSAVGNPFLSSCRGVSLTVPSANQQGQIDDNSSITSPTPVKNSDNSFNAIEIAAITSASAIVSVLIALIVLFFFTRKWKPRSRVGGSVKREVTVFTDIGVPLTFENVVQATGNFNASNCIGSGGFGATYKAEISQGTLVAVKRLSVGRCQGVQQFHAEIKTLGRLHHPNLVTLFGYHASETEMFLIYNYLSGGNLEKFIQERSTRAVDWKILHKIALDIARALSYLHDQCVPRVLHRDVKPSNILLDDSFNAYLSDFGLARLLGTSETHATTGVAGTFGYVAPEYAMTCRVSDKADVYSYGVVLLELLSDKKLLDPSFSSYGNGFNIVAWGCMLLSQGRAKEFFAAGLWEAGPEKDLVEVLHLAVVCTVDSLSTRPTMKQVVKRLKQLQPPSC; encoded by the coding sequence ATGTTTTCTTCTTATTTCACTTCAATTGTTATCAAATGGAGTTCCTTTActcaattcttcttcttcttccttctcttcTTAACCTCTCCATACGACGCCGTTTCACCTTTCTCCGACAAATCAACTCTTCTCCGTCTCAAAAACTCACTCTCCGACCCTGCCGGCGTACTGTCAGCATGGAACCCTTCCTCCGGCCACTGTTCCTGGTACGGTGTCCGCTGTGATTCAAACTTCCGTGTCGTTTCTCTCAACATCACCGGTAACGGCGGCGGCGGTGATGGTAACCGGAGTTCACATCCTTGCTCCGATTTTGGTATGTTTCCTCTTTACGGATTTGGAATTAGGAGAAGTTGTGTTGGTGTTAAGGGTTCTTTGTTGGGAAAGTTTCCATCTTTGATCAGTGACTTAACTGAGCTTAGGGTTCTTTCTTTACCCTTCAATGGGTTAGAGGGTTCAGTTCCTCATGAGATTTGGAGTATGGAGAAACTTGAAGTCCTTGATTTAGAAGGTAATTTGATTAGTGGTTATCTTCCTTTTCATATTCAAGGTTTGAAAAAATTGAGGGTTTTGAATTTGGGGTTTAATAGAATTGTTGGAGTGGTGCCTAGTGTTTTATCTTCTCTTGATAGTTTGGAGGTTTTGAATTTAGCTGCAAATGGTTTCAATGGTTCTGTTCCTGGTTTTGTTGGGAAGCTTAGAGGAGTGTATTTGTCTTTTAATCAATTTAGCGGAGTTATTCCGGATGAGATTGGTGAGAATTGTGGGAAGCTTGAGCATTTGGATTTGTCTGGTAACTCTTTGGTTCAAGAGATTCCCAAGAGTTTGGGGAATTGTGTTGGATTGAGGACACTTTTGTTGTATTCAAATTTGTTGGAAGAGGGTATTCCTGCTGAATTTGGAAACCTTAAGAGTCTTGAGGTGTTGGATGTTTCGAGGAATACACTAAGTGGTTCTATTCCTCGCGAGCTTGGGAATTGTAAAGAGCTTTCTGTTGTTGTGCTTTCCAACCTTTTTGATCCGATTGGGGATGCTGAGTTTGTTACTTTGAACGATGAGTTGAATTTTTTCGAAGGTTCAATGCCTGAGGAAGTTGTGTCGCTTCCTAAAATTGCGATTTTGTGGGCTCCCATGGTGAATTCGGAGGGAAGTTTTCCTAGGAATTGGGGTGCTTGCGGTAACTTGGAGATGGTTAGTTTGGCTCAGAATTTCTTCACCGGAGAGTTCCCGAACTGGCTTGGTTTATGCAAGAAGCTGCATTTTCTTGATCTGAGCTTAAACAGTCTTACAGGTGAGCTGTCCGAGGAACTACATGTGCCGTGTATGACTGTGTTTGATGTTAGTGGGAATATGTTGTCTGGTTCAGTTCCTGATTTCTCCAACAATGTCTGTTCTCCCTTTCCTTCCTGGAATGGGAATCTGTTCCAAACTGACGATGTGTCATCTccttattcatcatacttttcaTCAAAAGTTAGTGAGAGAACCCTTTTTGCATCACTAGGTGGAGTTGGTCTTTCAGTTTTTCACAACTTTGAGCAAAACAACTTCACCGGCATTCAGTCATTGCCAATAGCGCGTGACAGGATGGAGAAGAGTGGTTACACACTTCTTTTGGGAGAGAACAGGCTCACGGGACCATTTTCTATGTATTTGTTTGAGAAATGCGATGGATTAGATGCATTGCTTTTGAATGTGAGTTATAATATGCTTTCTGGTGAGATTCCTTCTAATATTAGTAGAATGTGCAAATCACTGAAATTTTTGGATGCATCTGGAAATCAGATTTCAGGAGTAATTCCCTTTACTCTAGGGGATTCAGTCTCTCTTGTTTCCTTGAACCTTAGTAAAAACCAGTTACAAGGTCCGATTCCCGACAGCCTTGGACAGATGAAGGATCTGAAGTTCCTCTCTTTGGCTGGTAACAACTTGAGTGGCTCAATTCCTTCTAATCTGGGGCAGTTGTACTCTTTACAAGTCTTGGACCTTTCTACAAACTCTCTTACTGGTGAGATTCCAAAGTTTATCGGCAAAATGAGAAATCTGACACATGTTTTGCTCAATAACAACAACCTTTCCGGACACATTCCTGCTGGTTTGGCAAATGTCAGTACACTCGCTGCATTTAATGTGTCTTTCAATAATTTATCTGGATATTTGCCATCAAATAGTACCTTGATCAAATGCAACAGTGCTGTTGGAAATCCATTTCTAAGTTCCTGCCGCGGAGTTTCTCTAACTGTTCCATCAGCAAATCAACAAGGGCAGATTGACGACAATTCTTCTATCACATCACCAACTCCTGTCAAAAATAGTGATAATAGTTTCAATGCTATTGAGATAGCAGCAATAACCTCTGCTTCGGCCATTGTTTCTGTTCTTATAGCCCTTATTGTTCTGTTTTTCTTCACGCGGAAGTGGAAGCCAAGGTCTAGGGTTGGTGGTTCTGTCAAAAGAGAAGTTACCGTGTTTACTGATATCGGTGTCCCGTTGACATTTGAAAACGTTGTCCAAGCCACGGGAAATTTCAATGCAAGCAACTGTATTGGGAGTGGAGGATTTGGTGCAACTTATAAGGCAGAGATATCACAAGGAACCTTGGTGGCAGTGAAACGTCTTTCAGTTGGGCGTTGCCAAGGTGTTCAACAATTTCATGCAGAAATCAAGACCCTTGGAAGGCTTCATCATCCAAACCTTGTCACTCTTTTTGGTTACCATGCTTCTGAAACAGAGATGTTTCTGATATACAATTATCTTTCGGGCGGTAATCTAGAAAAGTTCATCCAGGAGAGATCCACGAGGGCTGTAGATTGGAAAATTCTGCACAAGATTGCATTGGACATAGCGCGTGCACTTTCCTATCTGCACGATCAATGCGTACCTCGTGTTCTTCATCGTGATGTCAAGCCTAGCAATATCTTGTTGGATGATAGTTTCAACGCTTATCTATCCGACTTTGGACTAGCAAGACTTCTAGGAACTTCGGAGACACATGCTACAACAGGTGTGGCAGGAACGTTTGGTTACGTTGCTCCTGAATACGCTATGACATGTCGTGTTTCTGATAAAGCCGACGTTTATAGCTATGGTGTGGTGCTTCTTGAGTTGCTATCCGATAAGAAATTATTGGACCCTTCATTTTCCTCTTATGGAAATGGTTTCAATATAGTAGCATGGGGATGCATGCTTCTTAGTCAAGGAAGAGCGAAGGAGTTTTTCGCTGCCGGGTTATGGGAAGCAGGACCAGAAAAAGATTTGGTAGAGGTTCTACACCTAGCTGTTGTTTGTACTGTTGATTCATTATCAACTAGACCTACAATGAAACAGGTTGTGAAAAGGTTAAAGCAACTTCAACCTCCATCATGCTAG